The Lactuca sativa cultivar Salinas chromosome 2, Lsat_Salinas_v11, whole genome shotgun sequence genome includes the window tgaatgtgtacaaagtgaaaatatattaccttattaagtcatttttactgACTAACCTGAAGTAACCGGTCATAAGAACTGaatgtgtacaatttaacaagttgaaagagtaaatgtgtacaaagagtgtatatatatatatatatatatatatatatatatatatatatatatatatatatatatatatatatatatatatatatatatatatatatatatatatatatatatataatcaagtgttcaatttatgaaaaaaatTACCCACAAATACACAAGTAATATATATAAGAATGATAATCTGAAGAATAACAAGAAAAAGAGAATCTAACTCAAAAGAGAGAAAAACAGAAACAAATGTGGACCGTATAATTAGTTATATAGAACATGCATTCATCTTCACATCAAAGTAACAGCAAAAAATGCTCCGGCGAGTGCAGTCCCAGCGATAACAGCTCTGTTGACCCAGCCATCAACAAAGGTGCCGCTAGGTGGAAGATCAGCTGGTGGTCCGGTGGAGGGACCTGGCGATGGAGCACCGGAAGGTCCACCCGGTGATGGAGCTGTAGTAGGGGATACAGAAGAAGGTGCAGGAGAGGGTACAGCCATTGGAGATGGtgaaggagaaggagaaggagaTGGAACCGGTGTAGGAGCGGGAGATGGTGGTGTGATGACGGGGGCAGGTGTAGGGGCGGCGGTTGGAGAGACTGTAGGGGTGGCGGTGGGAGCTTGTGCTGTGCATGAGCTGATGAAGACAGCAATGAGCATCAAGGACTTGAACAATGTCGAAGAACCCATGTTTATGTTTTCTCACCTTCTGTTAattagagagatagagagagttgATGATTTGTGTATGAAAGACTGTAGAGAAGtggtatatatttatataaaacgaGATAGATGTAATATAATTTAATTATGATAGAAATGAGTGTGGGATTCGTGGAAGATGCTACAATTTATGACACAAATTATACGCAGTCAATTATTTGGATTAGACCAAGTCATGAGTGATTGTTGCATTAGTGAGTTAGCCAACTCATGAGTTCATGCAAagtgtttttttatataaaatcaacgaaaatttcaattttataagaatgaataactCATTTTAAAAAATGCCTAAGATAAGAatcaaaattgttttttttagcTTTAGAATATGTTAAAGACTAATTAATACATGATATTAGGAGTTGCATTTTATTGACAATAATTCGAAAATTAAACGTCTTTAGacataaaataaattgtattttattagttatataattaaataattaaattataacgTTGGCTTGTTTTTCAAACTTCATAAGAAAAAGGCAAATGAACGCAACCAAATATGAGGCATGGAGAGGCCAAACCAGCTGTTGCCAGAAGGAGATTGCAAGCAAAGTGTCTTTCATTTTTATATCACGTATTGGTCTATATtacatattttaaatttaaattaaatatcaaaacaCATGATTTATGACCATATAGTAGAATGAGTAAGCTCTCaaactataaaataaatatataatattccTAAGAAGTTGTTGATGTATTAGAGCTAATTctaacaaaaatataaatataatatagatAATTTATGGTCAATATCATTAAAAGATAAGATATTTGCTCTTTCAAAATTGAGAGTTAAAACAATTTGTAAAAATGGCAAATCTTGAAAAGCCATGCCATGGGTGGGTGGTATGTCTTTGTCTAATTACTTGGCATtttgtaaataaataaatttctTGTATTTGtttcttttaaaagtttaaaCCTTTCACCAACTCTATATATTCGTCCGTATACGGACTATTGGCTATTAATTTACTTTTACACGCTTTTAAGAAACAattaatattttctttaattttctctttttaaataATACTTGAGCTCTTTATTAGTATTAAGCTCGGGAACTAGATGACTTCTTCTTCGAAGCTCATCAATTTCTTTATCGTTTCTTCAATTTCTATAATATCTATACCAAAAGATCTTGGTATAAAACAAAATAGTATTACCGTGTTTCAACAACAACATCAAATTTTTAGGTCGGCAAATCAACAATATCAGGTCAACATGACCAAGAAAAATTGATTTACAGATTTTTACAAGAGGTATATATTAActttgatacaaaaataaaagACAATTAAAATAAAGTAGAGTTTTTTTAACTAACTAAAAAGAAACTACACTTGTCGagcattaaaataaaataaagctaTGGTTTAGAAGAAAAACAATTTTATGATAATTCTTGTTTCGTGtttgatttaattatatatagttGATTTATGGATTGATGCGTATACAATTTTAACCTATTTGGTACTAAGTAATATTAAGAACTCTCATATCATTTTACTTGTCAAATTATCTAATTAAAATAAGCTTTTTAACTAAGATATAACTTTACTAATCATAATCTAAACAAGGTCTTAGATTTTGATTGAAAAGTTGCACTAAGTTTCTTATAAGTTTTTCAAAAGCTTCCTAACAACGCTCAATACTTTTGATAAGTCCGATAGCATAAAAATAGGTGATTTTATGTGTAGAGTGAATTAAATCTTAAGTTAAGAACCAATCGTTACTTGTTATTTGTGTTAATTCATCGGTTATAGATCTTATAAATTTACTGCGAATCAATTTAACTAATGTGACCATTCATGAAAAAGGAAACATAAATCgaagcactacaagaaaaaatgtCTTTTACGACaatcattgcgcgtcgtaaaacgctcagacgacgcgcaaatgcgtgtaaagaaaggtcatgtcataacgagagacgacgcgcttttgcgcgtcgtgtatagacgacgcgcatttatgacacgcaatgtgtatcattaaagccgttgtcaagaaaggtcatgtcataaatgaagatgacacacatttttgcgtatcgtaatttttatttttttttaaaaaaaaaattatttatagatttgctaattttcaaattaaatttgcatttcatgtcttataatagaaaataaaatattataatccATTGTagaaaagttaatgtcatacaaaatacaaaataagaaagataattcattgcactaaaatgtcaaatacaaataatcatcgttaactatataacctaatactacattgctatttagAGACATCATCATAACTCACTGAAGGTCTTGGAACAATGTTCTCGTCATCAACTCTTACACCAACATTGCTTTAGTAGATGACTTTCACACAATCAATTTCAAACaattatacaaataatcatacgAGGCATACAAGATATCAGAAATTTATAAGATTATCCAaccaaaataaaataacataaaaaaaaacatacctGTTATATGGCAGTGGCAGCGGGATTTCTTCGGGTTGGCTTCAACGGTGGTCTTCCGGTGGTGGCAGCTGGTGATCACCGAAAAACAACACatcagtaaaaaaaaaaaatcaaagcatCCTTACCTGTTCTGTGGGTAGTGGCCACCGGATTTTGGGGGTGTTCAATGGTGGTCCTCCAGTGGTGGCTTGTGGTCACCGGGGAATACTGGAACAAAAGAACAAACTTCAACAATTGTATACCACCAAAAGACTAAAATGCATTTTTACCTTTTTGTCGATGTTGTCAAAAGGAAATTACAACAACTGTTTATTAccaaatgactaaaataccctttcaGTTTTTTTTTGTCAGAAGGAAATTACAACAACACATAGTATTACCAAATGATGACACACTAACTATCTATCTATTTTTTTGACCAGATAACTGGTGAGTTTGATGCAGTTCACAAACTATATCCTTCAACGAGGTATGTAAATTGCTCAGTACAACACCTTCCAAGTAAAATCAGTCTGTGGACTTACTGTCCTTGAGATCAATAATTGCAGAAAGAGAAAATAAGGTGAAAAGTGGAAGAGTTTTGGAAATATTTAAGAGGCCGGTTTGAGAGATTTTGGTTAAGCCTGAATGTTTTCCTTCAAATATGGACATACGAAATATACAGGTTCTTCCTGACCCTCAAATGTATACTGTTTAGCCCTTGTTCCGTCATCCCACGCATGTAAAAAAAACTTCATCTTATATGCATCAGAGTTCAAAAATGGGTATTTGAGTCATTTTTAATAAGAAGGAAAAAGAAAGAAACCAACTGCCTAATTCTACTGGCATCACTGGTGctggaaaaagaaaaaaaaatctactTCAGCATATGCTTTAGGCAAAACCAACTGCCTAATTCTACCGGCATCACTGGCACTCAAAACCTTCTCAAATAACAGAGTAATAGTGCTATTGGAATTCAAGCTAGAGGAAGATACAgttaagaaaaaaaacaaattgtTTTTCTTTCATATATACTATAAATATAATAATGGAAGATGAGAAATGAGTATAAGAATATAAGGATACTTCCCAGATATCTGCAACAGTTCTTGATCAGTTATCTTTGGCCAGTACCTCGGGAGTAACTGATTCCGACCTCTACCCTCAGCAGGTGGTCTGGCAACTTTGTTTTCTGAAACTACCCTTTTGTTTAACTGTGACCTTTGACTATTACTACTCCCGGTCCTAGTTTTAGATGGTTTTGGAAACGTGACACGTGATCTTTTCCCTTGTTGAAAACGTGCaaatttttctgattttcttcCACTTCCGTCCAAAACCCCACTACTACTAGCATTAGCATTAGCATTAACATTAGAAGGCTTGGTAGTAGTGTTCAATGCATTATTATTACTTCAATACAATGTGATTTGCTTTTGGTTCCACCGTGTTCAGCAACTTCATTTCGGTTTTCGAACCCATACATTTCTATCCCCTATATCACAAAAATTTTCATTAGAAAATCTGAAAACTATATATTATAAACATTAAAAAAGAAAAGTTAAATGTGGGTATATGAGAAGATACCTCGAGTAGCAAGATCTCTTCATCTGCATTCCAATCAAAACAGAAGAGAGGAAATGACAAATTATCCTGTGGAAAGAAAAAAGCTCTAAGATTTGAATAAATTCAGATGTAAAATTACTAAAATAGAAAAGGTTATGAACCAAATCACAAAAAAAGTAGTAACAAGAAACTACTAACCATAACTCTATATGGATGATTGCTTTTATGAGGATAAACCTCAGCACCAACAGAAAAGCACTCAACACATAGATCAAAATCAGAGCAACAAGCACATTTGATACGAATCTTTCCTGAAATGTCCTTGTTGCAGTAGTTACAATGGTACAAAGACTTTTTCCCTTCACTCATCCCTTGGCCTATTATCATACAATAAAATAATTTGAGTTTCTAAAAATGCaaaaacatcatatatatatatatatatatatatatatatatatatatatatacctgaaGTTGCAGCCTCTAGATTCTCTAGATTTGAGGTTGTCCTCTTTCTCTTTGATCGACTAAAAAAATGAATGACAGTTACAAAGGATTCAAATCAGAATACATTGCCAAAAATAAAAGTAGCAATACAGATTAACCAATAAAATGAACTTATGTTCATATCAGCCAAGACTATGGAGGCGATATATAACCTAACAGCTGATCTAACCTTCACTCCTTAAGCCCAAAAAACCCTActttattagtatatataatgTGGAAATGAGAAATTACCATAAGAGTATGCActgaaaaaatgaaagaaaatacaAATATGAGGATgcttttcacattttttctaatctagcattcatttatgctatctcattCAAGGCTGCATTTATGAATTTTCCACTTATAGAAAGATATAATTGAATTTGGATTATATTCATTCGTATGACATCATTCATTGAATGAAATTCTCAACATACAACACAAATTTATTACCAAGAGAATAACTTAAAGATGGTTGATAGTTGGGAAAATTTCATCAATTGCTTGCATTCCCGCACTCTACAGATACATAATTAACATTAGAAGCAGAGTACAAAGCAAATGATAAAAGGTATTTGAAAAGTATGTGTAAGTACCTTGTACAGAGTACTAAACGTAATCCTTGCAGATTCACGAAC containing:
- the LOC111883459 gene encoding classical arabinogalactan protein 2; amino-acid sequence: MGSSTLFKSLMLIAVFISSCTAQAPTATPTVSPTAAPTPAPVITPPSPAPTPVPSPSPSPSPSPMAVPSPAPSSVSPTTAPSPGGPSGAPSPGPSTGPPADLPPSGTFVDGWVNRAVIAGTALAGAFFAVTLM